The Burkholderia ambifaria AMMD genome has a segment encoding these proteins:
- a CDS encoding peroxidase-related enzyme (This protein belongs to a clade of uncharacterized proteins related to peroxidases such as the alkylhydroperoxidase AhpD.), which translates to MTAANHAPVSRFPVPALDDLPDDIRERIAAVQEKSGFIPNVFLTLAHRPDEFRAFMAYHDALMDKPGNLTKAEREMIVVATSAVNQCQYCVIAHGAILRIRAKDPLIADQVATNYRKADITVRQKAMLDFAMKVSQSAHLVGEADFDTLKSHGFTDEDVWDIAAISAFFGMSNRIANVTNMRPNAEFYALGR; encoded by the coding sequence ATGACCGCTGCCAATCACGCGCCCGTCAGCCGCTTTCCGGTGCCGGCGCTCGACGACCTGCCCGACGACATTCGCGAACGGATCGCGGCCGTCCAGGAAAAGTCGGGCTTCATCCCGAACGTATTCCTCACGCTCGCGCATCGCCCGGACGAATTTCGCGCGTTCATGGCGTACCACGACGCGCTGATGGACAAGCCGGGCAACCTCACCAAGGCCGAACGGGAAATGATCGTCGTGGCCACCAGCGCCGTGAACCAGTGCCAGTACTGCGTCATCGCGCACGGCGCGATCCTGCGCATTCGCGCGAAGGATCCGCTGATCGCCGACCAGGTCGCGACCAACTACCGCAAGGCCGACATCACCGTCCGGCAGAAGGCGATGCTCGACTTCGCGATGAAGGTTTCGCAGAGCGCACACCTGGTGGGCGAAGCGGACTTCGACACGCTGAAGTCGCATGGCTTCACCGACGAGGATGTCTGGGACATCGCGGCGATCTCGGCGTTCTTCGGCATGTCGAATCGCATCGCGAACGTGACGAACATGCGGCCCAACGCGGAGTTCTACGCGCTGGGGCGTTGA
- a CDS encoding SDR family NAD(P)-dependent oxidoreductase, which yields MSKVWLVTGAARGLGRAISEAVLAAGDRLVAGARDPARLADLEAQYGDRLLPIELDVTDAAAAAHAVAAARDAFGRIDVLVNNAGYGHTAPFEQMGADDFRDQIETNLFGVVNLTRAVLPTMRAQRAGHIFQVSSVGGRTATAGLSAYQAAKWAVGGFSDVLSKEVAPFGVRVCTLEPGGMRTEWAAQAKRHVDGLLPDYQPSVGKILELLGSYGGHEVGDPARIAALIVELSRRDDVPMRLLLGSDALFVCEQAETQRAEEAARWRDATLSTVFPDATLPAGLEALKEWSER from the coding sequence AGTCTGGCTGGTGACAGGGGCCGCACGCGGCCTGGGGCGTGCAATCTCGGAAGCGGTGCTGGCGGCGGGGGACCGGCTGGTGGCCGGCGCGCGCGATCCGGCGCGGCTCGCGGATCTGGAAGCGCAGTACGGCGACCGGTTGCTGCCGATCGAGCTCGACGTGACCGACGCAGCGGCGGCCGCGCATGCGGTGGCCGCCGCCCGCGACGCGTTCGGACGCATCGACGTGCTGGTGAACAACGCGGGCTACGGTCATACGGCGCCGTTCGAGCAGATGGGCGCCGACGACTTCCGCGACCAGATCGAAACGAACCTGTTCGGCGTGGTCAACCTGACGCGCGCGGTGCTGCCGACGATGCGGGCGCAACGCGCGGGCCACATCTTCCAGGTGTCGTCGGTTGGCGGGCGCACGGCGACGGCCGGCCTGTCCGCGTATCAGGCCGCGAAGTGGGCGGTCGGCGGATTCAGCGACGTGCTGTCGAAGGAAGTCGCGCCGTTCGGCGTGCGCGTGTGCACGCTCGAGCCGGGCGGGATGCGCACCGAATGGGCCGCGCAGGCGAAGCGCCACGTCGACGGCCTGCTGCCAGACTATCAGCCGTCGGTCGGGAAGATTCTCGAACTGCTCGGTTCGTATGGCGGCCACGAGGTCGGCGATCCCGCACGGATCGCGGCGCTGATCGTCGAGCTGTCGCGTCGCGACGACGTGCCGATGCGGCTGCTGCTCGGCAGCGATGCGCTGTTCGTGTGCGAGCAGGCGGAAACGCAGCGCGCGGAGGAGGCGGCACGGTGGCGTGACGCGACGCTGTCGACGGTGTTCCCGGACGCGACGCTGCCGGCGGGGTTGGAGGCGTTGAAGGAGTGGAGCGAGCGCTGA